In a single window of the Methanofollis ethanolicus genome:
- a CDS encoding methyltransferase domain-containing protein — MKLLFELSGEHPTLPFAELECVGRITDRHPQIAVAECPDPAATARLALTHTVMEYLGECAPTAPALAALLDDLALSTDRPFAARVKVIPGPGEYPSQLDLERLIGSHIKGPVSLRSPEVIYRAVISGDRCYFGRIILGGLRSTYESRGPATRPFFHPGVMMPRMARTMVNLSLLSPGEVMCDPFCGTGGMLLEGEMIGVRAVGSDFDPLMIRGSRLNVPAAALMLADATALPLRSSSVDAVVTDFPYGQSVCIKAETLNKLYEGALTEVRRVLKDGKRAVVITHRDIRPIAGQYFTVLQFHEQRVHKSLTRRVMVLEKEKLADHS; from the coding sequence ATGAAACTGCTCTTTGAACTCTCCGGAGAGCATCCAACCCTCCCCTTTGCCGAACTGGAATGCGTGGGCCGGATCACCGACAGGCACCCCCAGATCGCGGTGGCTGAGTGCCCCGACCCGGCGGCCACGGCCCGCCTCGCCCTCACCCATACGGTCATGGAATATCTCGGCGAGTGCGCTCCCACCGCCCCGGCGCTGGCGGCCCTCCTCGACGACCTCGCTCTCTCCACCGACCGCCCCTTTGCGGCTCGGGTGAAGGTCATCCCCGGCCCCGGTGAGTATCCCTCCCAGCTCGACCTGGAAAGGCTCATCGGGAGCCACATCAAGGGCCCGGTATCCCTCCGGTCCCCTGAAGTGATTTACCGGGCCGTGATCTCGGGGGACAGGTGCTACTTCGGCCGCATCATTCTGGGCGGCCTCCGGAGTACCTACGAGAGCAGGGGCCCGGCAACACGGCCCTTCTTCCACCCCGGCGTCATGATGCCGAGAATGGCGCGCACGATGGTGAACCTCTCCCTCCTCTCTCCCGGTGAGGTGATGTGCGACCCCTTCTGCGGCACAGGCGGCATGCTCCTCGAAGGGGAGATGATCGGCGTGCGGGCCGTCGGGAGTGACTTCGACCCCCTCATGATCCGCGGCTCGCGCCTGAACGTCCCTGCCGCCGCCCTCATGCTTGCGGACGCCACCGCCCTCCCCCTCAGGTCGTCGTCGGTCGATGCCGTCGTGACAGATTTCCCGTACGGCCAGTCTGTCTGCATCAAAGCCGAAACCCTCAACAAACTCTACGAGGGAGCCCTTACGGAGGTCAGGCGGGTACTCAAGGACGGGAAGAGGGCCGTCGTCATCACCCACCGCGACATCAGGCCGATCGCCGGACAATATTTCACCGTACTGCAGTTCCATGAACAGAGGGTCCACAAGAGCCTTACCCGCAGGGTTATGGTCCTTGAAAAAGAAAAACTCGCTGACCATTCATAA
- a CDS encoding DUF5591 domain-containing protein, whose amino-acid sequence MVSEEREPIWAGTPPFFRPEFEEAFQFIIRDYVVRGRDVAIFLPCSVHKPYSTSPSHRLFDRVIAASISAERVHKVVFGTCGVVPRELERMYPYASYRYMLGRSPDPAVHRSFLRIETVRVAAYLEKTRSTYRHRVAYCLGEFREAMKEASARTGVPVTLVPSDETIARCRDPDARFADGSLSTQEYLDEFGAVLRGL is encoded by the coding sequence ATGGTATCTGAGGAGAGAGAGCCGATCTGGGCCGGGACGCCTCCTTTCTTTCGCCCCGAGTTCGAGGAGGCCTTCCAGTTCATCATCAGGGACTATGTTGTCCGCGGGCGTGATGTCGCCATCTTCCTCCCCTGCTCTGTCCACAAGCCGTACAGCACGAGCCCGAGCCACCGTCTCTTCGACCGCGTGATCGCCGCCTCTATCTCCGCGGAAAGGGTCCATAAGGTCGTCTTCGGCACCTGCGGGGTGGTGCCGCGGGAACTGGAGAGGATGTATCCCTATGCCTCGTACAGGTACATGCTCGGCCGCTCTCCCGACCCGGCGGTCCACCGGTCGTTCCTGCGGATCGAGACCGTCCGCGTCGCGGCGTACCTGGAGAAGACCCGCAGCACATACAGGCACCGGGTGGCCTACTGCCTGGGCGAGTTTCGGGAGGCGATGAAGGAGGCGTCGGCCCGCACGGGCGTGCCTGTCACTCTCGTGCCATCGGACGAGACGATCGCACGGTGCAGGGATCCGGACGCGAGATTCGCCGACGGCAGTCTGAGCACGCAGGAGTACCTGGACGAGTTCGGGGCGGTGCTCAGGGGTCTGTGA
- a CDS encoding epoxyqueuosine reductase codes for MEDCTVSIRDLLSDAGASLAGIADLSPEGLSPIPDLGTAVVWGLALDPTIVRTLATGPSVAYSREYTAVNARLAAQEERVVAYLEKMGCRAVGISPTTGDFDTTTLSAEFPHKTAATRAGLGWVGKCALLVTRDYGSAIRFTSVLTDAPLTPDAPVERSYCGTCEECRTACPVAAPSGRQWEPGIERDAFWDSRACYMYCRKMADERGLDLVCGMCIVACPWTRKYLKRSE; via the coding sequence ATGGAGGATTGTACCGTCAGTATCAGAGACCTCCTCTCAGATGCCGGTGCGTCCCTTGCCGGGATCGCCGACCTCTCGCCTGAAGGCCTCAGTCCCATCCCCGATCTCGGGACCGCCGTGGTCTGGGGTCTTGCTCTGGACCCAACAATTGTGCGGACGCTTGCAACCGGCCCGTCGGTCGCCTATAGCCGGGAGTACACCGCCGTCAACGCGAGGCTTGCGGCACAGGAGGAACGCGTGGTCGCTTACCTCGAAAAGATGGGCTGCCGGGCCGTCGGGATCTCTCCCACGACCGGCGACTTCGATACAACGACTCTTTCCGCCGAATTTCCGCACAAGACCGCCGCCACCCGCGCCGGCCTCGGCTGGGTGGGGAAGTGCGCCCTGCTCGTCACCAGAGATTACGGCTCTGCGATCAGGTTTACGTCCGTCCTCACCGATGCGCCTCTCACGCCGGACGCACCGGTCGAGCGTTCATATTGCGGGACGTGCGAGGAGTGCCGGACCGCGTGCCCGGTCGCCGCCCCCTCAGGCAGGCAATGGGAACCGGGAATCGAGCGGGATGCCTTCTGGGACAGTCGGGCGTGTTATATGTACTGCCGTAAGATGGCCGACGAACGGGGACTTGACCTGGTGTGCGGGATGTGTATCGTCGCATGTCCGTGGACCAGGAAGTACCTGAAGAGAAGTGAGTGA
- a CDS encoding right-handed parallel beta-helix repeat-containing protein has protein sequence MRNIPPFPKKIPFFAVLLVAMACIIGTVSGDGEGASPPETLAPAEMVANTTLPLEMETPPDAALVLSITADPPGGPVPLTVRFTGAATGLTVDLWNWTVDGVAAIGNGSDFTHTFLQPGTHTVALTARNTTVPLAKTAAIEAVAEEIPPLMMTAPVVVLADPLPGTHPRDWYVSPVPGTGNPHAYENVTGLLNITDIGAGDTIHIWGVEGYTYEGGVVIDVPDVTVKRWEGSPVQPLVTNRSGMSAFTVVADNATFRGLNISDNQLNDKDGAGIYATGTGPGTPLERLSIIDCTFVGNDAPYGGGAYFEFCDAATLTKTSFIGNSARFGGGGAYFALSSDATITATTFTGNSATNGGGVYFYSSRRATLTDTEFTGNSATEHGGGAWFYDSNAATITSTTFARNTATDHGGGVYFETCRAATLTNCRFDNPTNIYAEMSFGATLNAARTRGTNIAGGPYLGGNVWLNDPAQNISGWGTDDDFDGICDQPLNITNREDPDYLFGTDSLPLIHGGGTVQVAATPTDDAFVYIDGANTTRTANDAFYLPVGDRTVSVRKDGYLPGEKRISVTPGANAPLAFALIEIKHPMDWYVSPMPGNGNFTNISAIPDLGAGDTIHIWGVEGHAYEGGVVIDKPHVMVKRWEGSPAQPLVTNTSHTAPAFTVVADNATFRGLNISGNRLNNDTSSGAGINATGSETDRLKHLTIADCTFSGNKVNGTDAAGGALSATYVNDLLVERTAFTGNNATRYGGGAQFMYCNDSVLTDTTFTDNAARFGGGVQFLFCNGSALTDTTVTGNRASSCGGGADFLYSRGPVTITDSTFNDNAAASQGGGSRFYIADGSCATLTNTTLTGNSAFLGGGAYFQGPNRVMLPTAVLAGSTFTNNTAERGGGGAYFVDCDEAMLTDLSFTGNSADYGGGADFYQCDDVTLNTSAFAGNRAAHAGGAVNVSGFLRSYRVPIQHFTIADCTFAGNAADVSGGALSARAVDNLSVERTTFTGNDAPDGGGTYVSWCNDTFVADCRFENPTNIHAENSTGVLNAARTIGTNIAGGPYLGGNLWLNDPAQNISESGTDADFDGICDESLEIPNLGTDYLPLVYGGTVGIASTPAGASVHLDGVMIGRTTDTSLYLPVGDHMVTITLDGYVTPAQRVVTVVPGETVPVAFALEPVSSPSGSGGGHSDISAASAGKIPPGGNASLTFSGPAIYEIRVTAATEIPNLLVTIGRTGLLSGVDAPAGLVFEYDEVTIYHTTDDAIEGTLIFFSIPKAWLEENSLDPADVVLYRYHDGAWQALPTEVIGEDATFWYFSARSPGFSLFAIGGDPAPVAVETPDAGAQAGTTEPIPPVTTVETTSPPTETSQPFPSVLVLVCGAAAALIIAAVVLRKRR, from the coding sequence ATGAGAAATATACCCCCCTTCCCGAAAAAAATACCTTTTTTCGCAGTCCTGCTGGTGGCCATGGCCTGTATCATCGGCACGGTCTCCGGCGATGGAGAGGGCGCAAGCCCGCCTGAAACTCTGGCGCCCGCCGAAATGGTCGCGAACACCACACTCCCGCTGGAAATGGAGACGCCCCCGGACGCGGCGCTTGTCCTCTCGATTACTGCCGATCCCCCCGGCGGCCCGGTGCCGCTCACCGTGCGGTTCACCGGGGCGGCGACGGGCCTCACGGTCGACCTCTGGAACTGGACGGTCGACGGCGTCGCGGCGATCGGGAACGGGTCGGACTTCACCCACACGTTCCTTCAACCCGGCACCCACACAGTCGCCCTCACTGCAAGAAACACCACCGTCCCCCTCGCGAAAACCGCTGCGATCGAGGCCGTTGCAGAGGAGATACCCCCCCTCATGATGACCGCCCCGGTGGTCGTCCTGGCCGACCCCCTGCCGGGCACTCACCCGAGGGACTGGTACGTCTCCCCGGTGCCGGGCACCGGCAACCCCCACGCGTATGAGAATGTCACCGGTCTCCTGAATATCACCGATATCGGCGCGGGCGACACCATCCACATCTGGGGTGTCGAGGGCTACACCTACGAGGGCGGCGTCGTCATCGACGTCCCCGACGTGACGGTCAAACGGTGGGAAGGGTCTCCCGTGCAACCGCTCGTCACCAATCGCTCCGGCATGTCGGCCTTCACCGTCGTTGCCGACAACGCCACCTTCCGCGGCCTCAACATCTCGGACAACCAGTTGAACGATAAGGACGGCGCCGGGATCTACGCCACAGGGACAGGTCCCGGCACCCCCCTGGAGCGCCTCTCCATCATCGACTGCACCTTTGTCGGGAACGACGCACCCTACGGCGGCGGGGCATACTTCGAGTTCTGCGATGCCGCCACGCTCACCAAAACCTCCTTCATCGGCAACAGCGCACGATTCGGAGGCGGCGGGGCATACTTCGCCCTTTCATCCGACGCCACGATCACCGCCACCACCTTCACCGGCAATTCCGCAACCAACGGCGGCGGAGTATACTTCTATTCCAGCCGTCGCGCCACGCTCACCGACACCGAATTCACCGGCAACTCCGCAACTGAGCACGGTGGCGGAGCATGGTTCTATGATTCCAATGCCGCCACCATAACCAGCACCACCTTCGCCCGCAACACCGCAACCGATCACGGCGGGGGGGTATATTTTGAGACCTGCCGTGCCGCCACGCTTACCAACTGCCGCTTCGACAACCCCACCAACATCTATGCAGAGATGTCCTTCGGCGCCACCCTCAATGCCGCCCGCACCCGCGGCACGAACATCGCCGGCGGGCCGTACCTCGGCGGCAACGTCTGGCTGAATGACCCCGCCCAGAACATCTCCGGGTGGGGGACGGACGACGACTTCGACGGCATCTGCGACCAACCGCTGAACATCACCAACAGAGAAGACCCAGACTACCTCTTCGGCACCGACTCCCTCCCGCTGATACACGGCGGCGGCACGGTGCAAGTCGCCGCCACCCCCACCGACGACGCCTTCGTCTACATTGACGGCGCGAACACCACCCGCACCGCGAACGACGCCTTCTATCTCCCGGTCGGCGACCGCACCGTCTCGGTGCGGAAGGACGGCTACCTCCCCGGCGAGAAGCGGATCTCCGTCACCCCCGGTGCGAACGCCCCCCTCGCCTTCGCCCTCATTGAGATCAAACACCCGATGGACTGGTACGTTTCGCCGATGCCGGGTAACGGCAACTTCACGAACATCTCCGCAATCCCCGATCTCGGCGCGGGCGACACCATCCACATCTGGGGCGTCGAAGGCCATGCGTACGAAGGCGGGGTCGTCATTGACAAACCCCACGTGATGGTCAAACGCTGGGAAGGCTCACCCGCACAACCGCTCGTCACCAACACCTCGCACACCGCCCCCGCGTTCACCGTTGTTGCCGACAACGCCACCTTCCGCGGCCTCAATATTTCCGGGAACAGGTTGAATAATGATACAAGCAGCGGCGCCGGGATCAATGCTACCGGGAGTGAAACAGACCGCCTGAAGCACCTCACCATCGCCGACTGCACATTCTCCGGGAATAAGGTGAACGGGACCGATGCAGCCGGCGGTGCGCTCTCTGCCACGTACGTCAATGACCTCCTGGTCGAGAGAACCGCGTTCACCGGCAACAACGCCACCAGGTACGGCGGCGGGGCACAGTTCATGTACTGCAACGACTCCGTGCTCACCGACACCACCTTCACCGACAACGCCGCACGATTCGGCGGCGGGGTACAGTTCCTCTTCTGCAACGGCTCCGCGCTCACCGACACCACCGTCACCGGCAACCGTGCCTCCAGTTGCGGCGGCGGCGCGGACTTCTTGTATTCACGCGGGCCTGTCACGATCACCGACTCCACCTTCAACGACAACGCCGCCGCCAGCCAGGGCGGCGGCTCACGCTTCTACATTGCCGATGGCTCCTGCGCCACGCTCACCAACACCACTCTCACCGGCAACTCCGCATTCTTAGGCGGCGGGGCATATTTCCAGGGACCCAATCGCGTCATGCTCCCCACGGCCGTGCTCGCCGGCTCCACCTTCACCAACAACACCGCGGAGAGGGGCGGCGGCGGGGCATACTTCGTGGACTGCGATGAAGCCATGCTCACCGACCTCTCCTTCACCGGGAACAGCGCGGACTACGGCGGCGGGGCAGACTTCTATCAGTGCGATGACGTCACGCTCAACACCTCCGCCTTCGCCGGCAACCGCGCCGCCCATGCAGGCGGTGCGGTCAATGTCAGCGGGTTCTTACGTTCATACCGGGTGCCCATACAGCACTTCACCATCGCCGACTGCACCTTTGCCGGGAACGCGGCAGACGTATCCGGCGGTGCGCTCTCTGCCAGAGCGGTCGACAATCTCTCGGTGGAGAGGACGACGTTCACCGGGAACGACGCACCCGACGGCGGCGGGACGTACGTCTCGTGGTGCAATGACACCTTCGTCGCCGACTGCCGCTTCGAGAACCCCACCAACATCCACGCTGAGAACTCCACCGGCGTCCTCAATGCCGCTCGCACCATCGGCACGAACATCGCGGGCGGCCCGTACCTCGGCGGCAACCTCTGGCTGAATGACCCCGCACAGAACATCTCAGAAAGCGGCACGGACGCTGACTTCGACGGCATCTGCGACGAATCACTGGAGATCCCGAACCTCGGCACCGACTATCTCCCGCTGGTGTACGGCGGGACGGTGGGGATCGCCTCGACGCCCGCGGGGGCGTCCGTCCACCTGGACGGCGTGATGATCGGCCGCACAACCGACACCTCCCTCTACCTCCCTGTCGGCGATCATATGGTCACCATCACCCTCGACGGCTACGTGACGCCGGCACAGAGGGTGGTGACAGTCGTGCCGGGGGAGACGGTGCCCGTCGCCTTCGCCCTCGAACCTGTGTCATCCCCCTCCGGTTCCGGAGGCGGCCACTCTGACATATCCGCCGCGTCGGCAGGGAAGATCCCGCCCGGTGGCAACGCCTCCCTCACGTTCTCGGGCCCGGCCATCTACGAGATCAGGGTGACGGCCGCAACCGAGATCCCGAATCTGCTGGTCACGATCGGGCGGACAGGCCTCCTCTCCGGCGTCGACGCCCCTGCTGGCCTGGTCTTTGAGTACGACGAGGTGACGATCTACCACACGACCGACGACGCCATCGAAGGCACCCTGATCTTCTTCAGCATCCCGAAGGCGTGGCTGGAGGAGAACAGCCTCGACCCGGCAGACGTGGTGCTGTACCGGTACCACGACGGCGCGTGGCAGGCCCTCCCCACCGAGGTCATCGGGGAGGACGCAACCTTCTGGTACTTCTCGGCCAGGAGTCCGGGCTTCTCCCTCTTTGCGATCGGCGGAGACCCGGCACCGGTCGCGGTCGAAACCCCTGACGCCGGCGCACAGGCAGGGACGACCGAACCCATCCCCCCGGTGACGACGGTCGAAACGACCTCTCCTCCGACGGAGACCTCCCAGCCGTTCCCCTCCGTGCTCGTCCTCGTCTGCGGTGCGGCGGCCGCCCTCATCATCGCGGCGGTCGTGCTCAGGAAGAGGAGATAG
- a CDS encoding prenyltransferase/squalene oxidase repeat-containing protein: MTGRELRESCIAYIADRRCPDGGYCFYRLNEPNAADTFFALDILRLFGAVDADPATARWLLSRQQDDGRYPVFETGYYALLALGILRTPPRYDPAPWVRSVVPPAPGAERPVESESALHRPYLYARLCRHTGIRIAPAVRVGLLAAVHASRTPEGGHATLVEASQALAIRAAVGAPVCGDGAAAFLQRCTHPEYGYVNVPGTSPAYLEHVAAGVAAARLLEVTPSPAAGPFVLKCLTPAGGFARSVFGGTATLETTWTAVRILRLIDTGHDSLRVSDEKRMGVL, translated from the coding sequence ATGACCGGACGTGAACTCAGGGAATCCTGCATCGCATACATCGCCGACCGGCGCTGTCCGGACGGCGGCTACTGTTTCTACCGCCTGAACGAACCGAACGCCGCGGACACCTTCTTCGCCCTCGACATCCTCCGCCTCTTCGGGGCGGTGGACGCCGATCCGGCGACCGCCCGCTGGCTGCTCTCCCGCCAGCAGGACGACGGACGGTACCCGGTCTTCGAGACCGGGTATTATGCCCTCCTCGCCCTCGGTATCCTCAGGACCCCGCCCCGTTATGACCCCGCCCCCTGGGTCAGGTCGGTCGTGCCCCCGGCGCCGGGGGCGGAGAGGCCGGTCGAGTCGGAGAGCGCTCTCCACCGCCCGTACCTCTATGCACGCCTCTGCCGCCACACCGGCATCAGGATCGCTCCTGCCGTCAGGGTAGGCCTGCTCGCCGCGGTCCATGCCTCCCGCACGCCAGAAGGCGGTCACGCCACCCTCGTCGAGGCCTCTCAGGCCCTTGCCATCCGCGCCGCAGTCGGTGCCCCTGTCTGCGGAGACGGTGCGGCGGCGTTCCTCCAGAGGTGCACGCACCCGGAGTACGGCTACGTGAACGTGCCCGGCACCTCGCCCGCCTACCTGGAGCACGTCGCCGCCGGCGTCGCCGCGGCGCGGCTTCTGGAGGTCACACCCTCGCCGGCGGCCGGGCCCTTTGTCCTCAAGTGCCTGACACCCGCGGGGGGTTTTGCCCGCTCGGTCTTTGGCGGCACGGCGACCCTGGAGACGACATGGACGGCGGTCAGGATCCTTCGACTCATCGACACCGGCCACGATTCCTTGCGCGTCTCCGATGAAAAACGGATGGGTGTCCTGTAA
- the crcB gene encoding fluoride efflux transporter CrcB: MQAWIIVGIGGFVGAVLRYFTSGWLQGSVSTFPIGTLGVNVIGSFLLGLVMYLSEYGGVFDGETRIFLTLGVLGAFTTMSTFGYESFRLLENHEFGFFALNVFATSVLVVLAVFAGKVTAGYLEASL; encoded by the coding sequence ATGCAAGCATGGATCATTGTGGGCATCGGCGGATTTGTCGGTGCCGTACTCAGATATTTCACCAGCGGGTGGCTGCAGGGGAGCGTCAGCACTTTCCCCATCGGCACCCTGGGGGTGAATGTGATCGGTAGTTTTCTTCTCGGTTTGGTCATGTACCTCTCCGAGTATGGGGGCGTCTTTGACGGCGAAACCAGGATTTTCCTGACTCTCGGCGTTCTCGGGGCGTTCACGACAATGTCGACGTTCGGCTATGAATCGTTCCGCCTCCTGGAAAACCACGAGTTCGGGTTCTTCGCTCTGAACGTGTTCGCCACCTCGGTCCTGGTCGTTCTGGCCGTCTTTGCAGGGAAAGTGACGGCGGGCTACCTGGAGGCATCGCTATGA
- a CDS encoding DUF190 domain-containing protein: MKLGKNAQAVLLRIYIGESDRYEGKLLYRYLVELLRKEGFYGVTVLRGITGFGKTSLIHTASILRLSTDLPVVVEVVDSREKIEEIKPVLEKIIDGGLVTEEEVTVCFYHGDDEEKE; the protein is encoded by the coding sequence ATGAAACTGGGAAAAAATGCACAGGCCGTGCTTCTCCGGATCTATATCGGGGAATCTGACCGGTATGAGGGAAAACTCCTCTATCGTTATCTCGTTGAATTGCTCAGAAAAGAAGGATTTTATGGCGTGACCGTGCTGCGCGGGATCACGGGATTTGGCAAGACGAGCCTGATCCATACGGCCTCGATCCTCCGGCTTTCCACTGACCTCCCGGTCGTCGTGGAGGTCGTGGACTCGAGAGAGAAGATCGAGGAGATCAAACCGGTCCTGGAAAAGATCATCGATGGCGGTCTGGTCACCGAGGAAGAGGTGACGGTCTGTTTCTACCACGGTGATGACGAGGAAAAAGAGTGA
- a CDS encoding ABC transporter ATP-binding protein, whose protein sequence is MTGAIEAVDLQKTFGDIKAVDGVSFFVREGEIFGFLGPNGAGKTTTVRMLTGVIRPDGGSARVLGHDIVRAPVRAKQGFGVVPETANAYADLTARQNLMLMAELYGLDRPVAEERAAALLADLGLFERRDSKVQGFSKGMKQRLILAMALLHEPDLLFLDEPTSGLDVQSTHLILSMLRDLNAAGTTIFLTTHNMDEANRLCDRVAIMRTGRIVALDAPDRLKMAIERLHTVEVSFDGRVEAGALAALAGIVSADREGDRWMVSTADVDAAVRALVEFAGAEGLRIQRLNTPAPTLDEAFLRLTEGTG, encoded by the coding sequence ATGACCGGCGCCATCGAGGCGGTGGACCTGCAAAAGACCTTCGGGGATATCAAGGCGGTCGATGGCGTCTCTTTTTTCGTCCGTGAAGGAGAAATCTTTGGTTTCCTCGGCCCGAACGGCGCCGGCAAGACGACGACGGTCAGGATGCTCACCGGGGTGATCAGGCCGGACGGCGGGTCGGCCCGGGTCCTGGGGCACGATATCGTCAGGGCGCCGGTGCGGGCGAAACAGGGGTTCGGCGTCGTGCCCGAGACCGCAAACGCCTATGCCGACCTCACCGCCCGGCAGAACCTGATGCTCATGGCCGAACTCTACGGCCTCGACCGCCCGGTCGCCGAAGAGCGGGCGGCGGCGCTGCTCGCCGACCTCGGCCTCTTCGAGCGGCGGGACTCGAAGGTGCAGGGGTTCTCGAAGGGGATGAAACAGCGGCTCATCCTGGCGATGGCCCTCCTGCACGAGCCCGACCTCCTCTTCCTCGACGAACCGACGAGCGGCCTCGACGTCCAGAGCACGCACCTGATCCTCTCGATGCTGCGCGACCTCAACGCTGCCGGGACGACGATCTTCCTCACCACCCACAACATGGACGAGGCGAACCGCCTCTGCGACCGGGTGGCGATCATGCGCACGGGCCGGATCGTCGCCCTCGACGCCCCGGACCGCCTGAAGATGGCGATCGAGCGTCTCCACACCGTCGAGGTGAGTTTTGACGGTCGGGTGGAGGCGGGCGCCCTTGCCGCCCTGGCCGGGATCGTCTCTGCCGACCGGGAAGGGGACCGGTGGATGGTCTCCACCGCGGACGTGGACGCCGCCGTGCGCGCCCTCGTCGAGTTCGCCGGGGCAGAGGGCCTGCGGATCCAGCGCCTGAACACCCCGGCGCCGACCCTGGACGAGGCATTCCTCAGGCTGACGGAGGGGACGGGATGA
- a CDS encoding ABC transporter permease, protein MNPEHPFEQMRRALAITKKDIRIYYAKGPVMIYGLIMPLFLFLAFAVGNRGFSVPFLVSGLLAMTLFFTATAVSPVIQPWEAQARTLERLIVCPVTMGTLIAGDMLASLIFTLGIAAVTVGIGCAAGAVPVHAAVLLAGIVLGGVCFSALGLLLSTPPTNVPSNIMMLSSLVKFPLIFISGVFIPVEELPLWGQALAVCSPLTYFTDIARYALMGTHTFPVFADLAALAGFALLFGGVAMALHERTVQGRI, encoded by the coding sequence ATGAACCCGGAGCACCCGTTCGAGCAGATGCGCCGCGCCCTTGCGATCACAAAAAAGGACATCAGGATCTACTACGCGAAGGGACCGGTGATGATCTATGGCCTCATCATGCCGCTCTTCCTCTTCCTCGCGTTCGCCGTCGGCAACCGGGGGTTCTCGGTGCCGTTTCTCGTCTCGGGTCTCCTTGCGATGACCCTCTTCTTCACCGCCACCGCCGTCTCGCCGGTGATCCAGCCCTGGGAGGCGCAGGCCCGGACGCTGGAGCGACTGATCGTCTGTCCGGTCACGATGGGGACGCTCATCGCCGGGGACATGCTGGCGTCGCTCATCTTCACCCTCGGCATCGCCGCCGTCACGGTCGGGATCGGGTGCGCCGCCGGGGCGGTGCCGGTCCACGCAGCGGTGCTCCTCGCCGGGATCGTCCTCGGGGGCGTCTGCTTCTCGGCGCTTGGCCTCCTCCTCTCGACGCCGCCGACGAACGTCCCGTCGAACATCATGATGCTCTCGTCCCTGGTGAAGTTCCCGCTCATCTTCATCAGCGGTGTTTTCATCCCGGTGGAGGAACTCCCGCTCTGGGGGCAGGCGCTGGCCGTCTGCTCGCCGCTCACCTATTTCACCGATATCGCCCGCTACGCCCTGATGGGCACCCACACCTTCCCGGTGTTCGCCGATCTCGCCGCCCTTGCCGGGTTCGCCCTCCTCTTCGGCGGGGTCGCCATGGCCCTGCACGAGCGCACGGTCCAGGGGCGGATCTGA
- a CDS encoding ArsR/SmtB family transcription factor → MDEKKCCGEGYRGIPSEIEASLCRCGGIEGLIERLPDHAAIAARCAVHRALADPFRQKILAMLAVQPLCVCVIKAVLEIADSKLSYHLSVLKKAGLIQGDQQGNWIIYRLTGEGERWAPPRT, encoded by the coding sequence GTGGACGAGAAGAAGTGTTGTGGAGAGGGATACCGCGGCATCCCCTCGGAGATCGAAGCGTCGCTCTGCCGGTGCGGCGGCATCGAAGGGCTGATCGAACGTCTGCCCGACCACGCCGCGATCGCGGCGAGGTGCGCCGTCCACCGGGCGCTCGCCGACCCCTTCCGCCAGAAGATCCTCGCCATGCTCGCCGTCCAGCCCCTCTGCGTCTGCGTGATCAAGGCGGTGCTCGAGATCGCCGACTCCAAACTCTCCTACCACCTCTCGGTGCTCAAAAAAGCCGGACTGATCCAGGGCGATCAGCAGGGCAACTGGATCATCTACCGCCTCACCGGCGAGGGCGAGCGGTGGGCGCCGCCCCGCACCTGA